CTGGGGCTCTGTATACTGGCAGTATTTCGAGGATATGGACAAGATCACACATGCAGCCACACCGCTCAACCTGCAGAAAAAATTATTCGTTGAAAGGAATTCAGATCGCGGACCGGTTCTCCAGCCCGTGAACGAAGGCGATATCCTCAAAGTTGGAGACAAAATAAAAGTACGCATAGAACTGCGAGTTGACCGTGATATGGAGTACGTGCATATGAAAGACATGCGCGCAAGCTGCATGGAGCCCGTGAACGTGCTGAGCGGCTTCAGATACCAGGGTGGCCTCGGTTACTACGAAAGCACCAAAGATGCCAGCACCAATTTCTTCTTCGGATATCTCCGCAAGGGAACCTGGGTGTTCGAATACCCGATGTTTGTAACCCATACCGGTAATTTCAGCAATGGCATTACCACCATCCAGTGTATGTATGCGCCGGAATTCACTTCACACTCCGAAGGAGTAAAAGTTGTAGTGGAAAAATAGAAAGGGCGACATAATTTTGCCCTCATGCAAATCGACATCCTCATCATAGGCCAGGGCATTTCAGGAACCTTCCTCAGTTGGTATCTCCAACAGGAAGGTTTCTCTTTTTTGGTGATAGACCAACCACAATCCAATACAGCCTCCAAAGTGGCGGCAGGAGTTATCAATCCCGTTACCGGCCGTCGCATCGTCAAAACCTGGATGATCGATGAAGTATTGCCCTTTGCATTGAACGCTTACCAGTTGCTAGGTGAAGCAATCGGCGTAACGGCCATCGAACAGAAGAATGTGATCGACTTCTTCCCAACTCCACAGATGAAGGTGAGTTTCGATAAAAGATTTGAAGAAGACCAGCAATACCTCGCGAAGCCATCAGACGAGAACAATTTCCGCCCCTGGTTCAATTACGATTTCGGATACGGGGAAATACAACCTGCTTACCTGGTAAATCTCCCCGGTATCCTACCTGCTTACCGGCAGCGTCTGCTCAATAACCAGCAGCTCCGCGAAGAATGGTTCAACCATGAACAATTGCAAGTGAGCAACCACAATATTCAATACAAGGATATAACGGCTACGCACATACTATTTGCAGATGGTATCACCTCCGCATCGTCTCCTTACTTCAACGCTTTACCCTTCGCTCCCAACAAAGGTGAAGCCCTCTGGCTGGAGATCCCCGGCCTCCCTGATACGCACGTATTCAAACGCGGCTTCAGCCTGATCCCCTGGAGCAGGGATGTGTTCTGGCTTGGCTCCACCTATCTCTGGGAATTTGATAATATCGATCCCACGCCCGGCTTCGGACAGTTTGCGGAGACCTGGTTGAAACAGACAGTGAAGCTACCTTACAAACTGCTGGACCATAAAGCCGCAGTTCGTCCGGCCACCCTGGAACGCAGGCCATTCGTGGGCTTTCATCCGGTTCACTCACAGGTGGGGATCTTTAATGGAATGGGAACGAAAGGATGTTCACTGGGTCCCTTCTTTGCCCAACAATTGGCAAAGCATCTGCGTTATGGAACCAGCATTACGCCTGAGGCGGATGTTCAAAGGTTCAAAAGGATCCTTTCCAGGTAAGACAATTCAAAAGATCACTATCGCTGTTCCTGCAATGCCGTAGGCGCATAACCGAACTGCTTTTTGAAAGCGAAAGAAAAATGGGACAGGTTTTCAAATCCTACTTCATAGCATACATCCATTGGCTTCACCTTCTTTTGTGATAACTGGAAATGCGCCAGCTCCAGCCGTTTCTGCGTCAGCCATTTTTGCGGAGTGGTTTGAAATATTTTCTTGAAATCCCTTTTGAAAGTGGTGAGGCTTCTGCCCGTGAGATAACCGAATTTTTCCATCGGCATATTGAACATGTAATTCTTCTCCATGAATCCCAGCAGGTCTATTTTCCCGGGCTCTTCAAAATTACCCAGCACTGCATCGATCTTCTTATCGATGGAACGCAGGATGGTAATGGCTTCTGTGATCTTCAACGAAGCAATATCTTCCGGAAAAGGATCTTTCATTTCAAAATAAGGGATCAGTGAAGCAAGGCAACTTTTCAATAACGGATGCTCTTCAAAACTCATGATCCTGGGCTGCGGTGCAGCCGCTGGTTTGAAATGAATATTATCATAGAATCTTTTCAGCCTTTCAGTAGTCAGGTGCATCACCACTGTTTTGTGAGGCAGACCATCCTTTGGATAATTGATGATGGTGGCCAGTTGATTCCTGGGGATGAGAAAAATATCCCCGGCCCTGAAAATCCTTGTGCCATCGGGTTGCACAATTTTGGTTTCTCCCGATATGAACCAGATCAGCATATGATGTTCGAAAGCGATCTCCGATTTGAAGAATTTGTCATCATAACAGCTCAGCTTGATATCCGGTGTAATGTATTGCGCCTGGTACTCCATGATAAATAAGATTCAAAAGTTACGTAAAGTTCAGAAGAAATTTTCGCGTACGCTTTGTTGAGGAGACCTAATTTCTTTGTTGAGAGGAGCAGGTTTTTGCGCAGGAAGAACTACTTTATGGAGCCGGCCCAAACAGGTCAGCTCCATAAAGTAGTGTTGGTTCACTTGAATTTATCCAGGTAAAACATGATTGAATAGATACTACATCCGATAGTTAACAAGTAGTATAAGAACAAATGAAATTTACCTGGTGGTTTATTAAGTTCAAGTTTTGCAATGATCGGCCAGGTACTCACTAATCCTATCAACTTCAGGATATGAGTAATTACCACAAATCCCAGCAGAAGGACCATGAAACCTTGAGCAATGTAGGATAGCATATTCAAAGTATTTTATAGTAACGAATTGTTATGGATTTGGCGGGCCACCAGGACCGGGACCGGGGCCGGGCACAGGGCCGTCATCATATGATCCGGCTTCACTAAAATAATCTTCTACCCAGGCTGTGCCTATGACCGCTGGATCTCCCCCGCAGGTATATACCATTTCAACTACTTGCTCAGCAACCAATTGACTCATGCTTTGTTTTGTCATCAGATAATTAATGATGTCATTCTTATGCTGATCAAAGAATTCCCGGTCGCTATTGAAAAAACTATGTGGAATATAACTAAAGCCGGAACCAGCACCAGAACCGCTACCAGGATTGGGATTAGGCGTAGGCGACGAAACAAGCGGCGGTGGCGGAGGAGGTTCTTCAACACTTGGCCAAAAGCACTTAATAACATTATACACCATTATTGCAACGTTTACTACTGTTGCCACCCTTCGGCCAATCAATTTCACTGCCGCTATTACAGTTTGCCTTGAAGCTCCGGCAAGGACTGATCTATAAAGAGCTTTTGCGTCAGCTATTCCAATAACTGCTGAAATAGCACTTAAAACACAATCCATAGGGTCACCGGATGGTGTTAAATAATATTCTGGAGCAGGAAACTGATCGTAAGTACCAATAGTACCTCCTCCCTGGATATGTCTTTCTTTCGCAACTTCAAGTAATCCAAACAGGAGAATACCAATATTGTCTGTGCCGAATTCCAGTTCCAGATCAATGTTGTGCTTCACCAGTGCAGCATATTTGATTTCTGACAAGGTAGCGTTTACAACTGCCAGTGCTGACTGATTACTTGGATTTGTTGTTATGATTTGAAGGTATCCCTCATATTGGCCGATCGCATTGGCAAAGATGGGTGGTGGTGGATTGAGCAATGAATTTTTAGCGCCTGAAGAAACCGGGGTATAATCACCAGTTTTTGAACAACCCACAAGAAAAATTATGATACAGATTGTAATCGATAACTTGGAAAATTTCATAGCGGTTTAAATTTTGGAAGGACTAGAATAGGTTTAATTCATTTGATTACTATCAAATACTTCGAATATCCATTAATTAATATAAGAAGAAATCCCAGGATACCCAACAAAAAACCAGGAGCTATCCTTTCGGACATTCCTGGTCTCTGATAAACTGTATTCTCAATAAAATGTAGAAAAGTAAAATCTATTCGCTAGGCAGCAATTTTATTCATATTCAATATTACCAGCGGATCCTGCTTCAGCAGTTTACTCATAGCCGTGAAAAGCGCAGGCAGTTCTTCGCGCATGCGAAGCGGGTTCTCAAAGAACACTTCCACGCTCACGGCCCAGAACTCGTGATAGTTGGTGCCGGCATAATCTCCGAGAATATTCTTCTCTCCCCTTTGCATACCTTCAAAAATGGGGCGCGCAACCTTGGAGAAATTTTTGAATTCCTTTTTGAAATGTTTGTCCTCTTCCGTTTGTGTGATGAAGTTCACATACGTCAGCGCATGCCCCATTTCATGAAGGCCCACATTGCAGTTGGGCATTTCGCCACTCACGCCTTTCATGAAATTATCCCAGCTGAGATAAATGCCGCTATGGTCCACATGGCCCTGGAAGGGACGCGAATAAAATCCATAGTGATAATCATCTTTCAACACATAGATATCGCGGAAATAGTTGAGCAGGAATTTATCGAGCCCGAAAGTCAACTGCACAGAAACGGCACTGATCAGGATCGGCATTTCGCTGCTTTCCTGTACTTCTATATAATGAAAGCGCTTGGCCTTCCGGAACAGGAAAGTGCGGAACAGGAATTTGCGCTGCTCCTCCAGCGTGAGACGATTGTAAAATTTCAGGTGTTGGGAAACAATAGAATGGTAGAAGGGTTCCTGGGCAAGGAACGATTTGTGTTGCCGCTTTACATAAAACCGGTTAAAGCACTCGGTCACCGGTCCATGAAGCAGGATAATAGCAATCACCACCAGGGAAATGACCAAAATTTCCATAAGGCTCATTTTTCTTTTCGTGAATAGAGAGGTACGTTGCGTCAACGGTGGCTTTCACAAAGAATGGATTCGTTACGGTGGCGTTTCAGGGGAGGTGGAAGGAGAGTTTTTAGTAACTGAATCGGGAACAAAATAGAAAGAATAATTTGAAAATGGAAGTACCCCCACACAAAATTATGAAAGCATTACCTTTGCCTCCCCCACTGCTCCCAAAGCATTGGTTTACCATTGATATTATAAAAAATCAACATAAGCATGTACAGAACTCATACCTGTGGCGAACTGCGCATCGCACAACAGGGCCAGGAGGTTACGCTGGCCGGATGGATACAGAGCGTTAGAAAATTCGGAAGTATCACATTCGCCGACCTGCGGGATCGATATGGCATTACACAACTGCTTTTTGGAGAAGAACTTAACCAGCAGCTGGATCAGCAACCACTCGGAAGGGAATTTGTGGTACAGGCAAAAGGTACAGTTACCGAAAGGACCAATAAGAATCCCAATATCCCTACAGGTGATATCGAGATCAACATCACATCTTTTACCGTTCTCAATAAATCAGCAGTGCCTCCCTTCACCATCCAGGATGAAACCGATGGGGGGGACGATCTGCGTATGAAATACCGTTATCTCGATCTTCGCAGGAATATCGTAAAGAAAAACCTGGAGCTGCGTTTCGCCGTGGCCAAAGCCGCCCGCGAATACCTGAACAATAACCATTTCATGGATATCGAAACGCCCTTCCTCATCAAGTCTACTCCCGAAGGAGCGCGCGACTTTGTAGTGCCTTCCCGCATGAATCCGGGTCAGTTCTATGCACTTCCCCAAAGCCCGCAGACCTTCAAGCAACTGCTGATGGTGAGCGGATACGACCGTTACTACCAGATCACCAAATGCTTCCGTGATGAGGATCTTCGCGCTGACCGCCAGCCTGAGTTCACTCAGATCGACTGTGAAATGAGCTTCGTGGAGCAGGAAGATATCCTCAATATGTTCGAAGGCATGGTGAAACATATCTTCAAAGCCGTCAAGAATATCGACTATACAGAACCGGTAGCCCGCATGACCTGGGAAGACGCCATGTGGCAATACGGCAACGACAAGCCGGATA
This portion of the Pseudobacter ginsenosidimutans genome encodes:
- a CDS encoding zinc-dependent peptidase; this encodes MEILVISLVVIAIILLHGPVTECFNRFYVKRQHKSFLAQEPFYHSIVSQHLKFYNRLTLEEQRKFLFRTFLFRKAKRFHYIEVQESSEMPILISAVSVQLTFGLDKFLLNYFRDIYVLKDDYHYGFYSRPFQGHVDHSGIYLSWDNFMKGVSGEMPNCNVGLHEMGHALTYVNFITQTEEDKHFKKEFKNFSKVARPIFEGMQRGEKNILGDYAGTNYHEFWAVSVEVFFENPLRMREELPALFTAMSKLLKQDPLVILNMNKIAA
- a CDS encoding NAD(P)/FAD-dependent oxidoreductase codes for the protein MQIDILIIGQGISGTFLSWYLQQEGFSFLVIDQPQSNTASKVAAGVINPVTGRRIVKTWMIDEVLPFALNAYQLLGEAIGVTAIEQKNVIDFFPTPQMKVSFDKRFEEDQQYLAKPSDENNFRPWFNYDFGYGEIQPAYLVNLPGILPAYRQRLLNNQQLREEWFNHEQLQVSNHNIQYKDITATHILFADGITSASSPYFNALPFAPNKGEALWLEIPGLPDTHVFKRGFSLIPWSRDVFWLGSTYLWEFDNIDPTPGFGQFAETWLKQTVKLPYKLLDHKAAVRPATLERRPFVGFHPVHSQVGIFNGMGTKGCSLGPFFAQQLAKHLRYGTSITPEADVQRFKRILSR
- a CDS encoding helix-turn-helix domain-containing protein, yielding MEYQAQYITPDIKLSCYDDKFFKSEIAFEHHMLIWFISGETKIVQPDGTRIFRAGDIFLIPRNQLATIINYPKDGLPHKTVVMHLTTERLKRFYDNIHFKPAAAPQPRIMSFEEHPLLKSCLASLIPYFEMKDPFPEDIASLKITEAITILRSIDKKIDAVLGNFEEPGKIDLLGFMEKNYMFNMPMEKFGYLTGRSLTTFKRDFKKIFQTTPQKWLTQKRLELAHFQLSQKKVKPMDVCYEVGFENLSHFSFAFKKQFGYAPTALQEQR